Proteins co-encoded in one Stenotrophomonas maltophilia genomic window:
- a CDS encoding response regulator transcription factor: MRLLLVEDNPDLADAIVRRMRRSGHAVDWQADGLAAASVLRYQSFDLVVLDIGLPKLDGLRVLAGMRERGDSTPVLMLTARDGIEDRVQALDVGADDYLGKPFDFREFEARCRVLLRRARGQASEVVQIGGFQFDNAAHRVSLDGEAIELPNREYRLLEILVGRLGQVVGKDEIGNGLFGFDDEAGPNAIELYVGRLRKKLAGAPLRITTVRGVGYLLEASDGSGDADG; encoded by the coding sequence ATGCGCCTGCTGCTGGTCGAAGACAACCCGGATCTGGCCGATGCGATCGTCCGTCGCATGCGTCGCAGTGGCCATGCGGTGGACTGGCAGGCCGACGGCCTGGCCGCTGCCAGCGTGCTGCGCTACCAGAGCTTCGACCTGGTGGTGCTGGATATCGGCCTGCCCAAACTCGATGGCCTGCGCGTGCTGGCCGGCATGCGCGAGCGCGGCGACAGCACCCCGGTGCTGATGCTGACCGCACGCGATGGCATCGAGGACCGTGTGCAGGCGCTGGATGTGGGCGCCGACGACTACCTGGGCAAGCCCTTCGATTTCCGCGAATTCGAAGCGCGCTGCCGTGTGTTGCTGCGGCGCGCGCGTGGCCAGGCCAGCGAAGTGGTGCAGATCGGCGGTTTCCAGTTCGACAACGCCGCGCACCGGGTCAGCCTTGATGGCGAGGCGATCGAGCTGCCCAACCGCGAGTACCGCCTGCTGGAGATCCTGGTCGGGCGCCTGGGCCAGGTGGTGGGCAAGGACGAGATCGGCAACGGCCTGTTCGGCTTCGATGACGAGGCCGGCCCGAATGCCATCGAACTGTATGTCGGGCGCCTGCGGAAGAAGCTGGCTGGCGCACCGTTGCGCATCACCACCGTACGCGGCGTGGGTTATCTGCTGGAAGCCAGCGACGGCAGCGGCGACGCCGATGGTTGA
- a CDS encoding OprO/OprP family phosphate-selective porin, whose protein sequence is MRPIPTLLALSLAALPAFASAADFDNWPTKYTFGDGTELAATANIAYDYNDFSSASGLEDDDAVRRKEFGATLKKKGVYDAMVYYDFQADTWLDVFVRLESKAFFGRDVGRFRFGYMKTPVGLDANTSSRAGSFLETALPVQAFYAGRRTGVEWVLERPQYLLQAGAYGGKDLQGDNPGTTQAVRAVWTPVKAPGDVIHLGVAYSQENPRGYSDGRDVHHEASARLRARPEAGLTDIRYVDSGALVTADQIRRTGLEGIWIRGPFSLQAEALQATVTRKGLPDYTGSGQYAMASWVLTGESRPYNAGAVANIKPAHDYGAVELLARYSRLDLDDGSILGGRQHDLTIGANWYLTSHFKFQANYVKVDASRRGVHSTPEIFELRAQMHF, encoded by the coding sequence ATGCGCCCGATTCCCACCTTGCTGGCCCTGTCCCTGGCCGCCCTTCCCGCCTTCGCTTCGGCTGCGGATTTCGACAACTGGCCGACCAAGTACACCTTCGGCGACGGCACCGAGCTGGCGGCCACCGCCAACATCGCCTACGACTACAACGATTTCTCCTCGGCCAGCGGCCTTGAGGACGACGACGCCGTGCGCCGCAAGGAATTCGGCGCGACGCTGAAGAAGAAGGGCGTGTATGACGCGATGGTGTACTACGACTTCCAGGCCGACACCTGGCTGGACGTGTTCGTGCGCTTGGAGAGCAAGGCCTTCTTCGGCCGTGACGTCGGCCGCTTCCGCTTCGGCTACATGAAGACCCCGGTCGGCCTGGACGCGAATACCTCTTCGCGCGCCGGCAGCTTCCTGGAAACCGCGCTGCCGGTGCAGGCGTTCTACGCCGGCCGCCGCACCGGTGTGGAATGGGTGCTGGAACGCCCGCAGTACCTGCTGCAGGCCGGCGCCTATGGCGGCAAGGATCTGCAGGGCGACAACCCCGGCACCACCCAGGCGGTACGTGCGGTGTGGACGCCGGTGAAGGCACCGGGTGATGTGATTCACCTGGGCGTGGCCTACTCGCAGGAAAACCCGCGCGGCTACAGCGATGGCCGTGACGTGCACCACGAGGCCAGCGCGCGCCTGCGTGCACGCCCGGAAGCCGGACTGACCGACATCCGCTACGTCGATTCCGGCGCACTGGTCACCGCCGACCAGATCCGTCGTACCGGCCTGGAAGGCATCTGGATCCGCGGCCCGTTCTCGCTGCAGGCCGAAGCCCTGCAGGCCACCGTCACCCGCAAGGGCCTGCCCGACTACACCGGCAGCGGCCAGTACGCGATGGCCAGCTGGGTGCTGACCGGCGAATCGCGCCCGTACAACGCCGGCGCGGTGGCCAACATCAAGCCCGCCCACGATTACGGCGCAGTGGAACTGCTGGCCCGCTACAGCCGTCTGGACCTGGACGATGGCAGCATCCTGGGCGGCCGCCAGCACGACCTGACCATCGGCGCCAACTGGTACCTGACCAGCCACTTCAAGTTCCAGGCCAACTACGTGAAGGTCGACGCCAGCCGTCGTGGCGTGCACAGCACGCCGGAAATCTTCGAACTGCGCGCGCAGATGCACTTCTGA
- a CDS encoding response regulator gives MSEYTILIADDHPLLRSAVVQSLRQSLPLAQVREVASAEALAAALDAHPDVDLVLLDLTMPGAHGFSALLHVRGSHPDIPVVILSSNDHPRVIRRAQQFGAAGFIPKSAPAETIGEAVQAVLDGGLWFPAMAAERSEADALLASRLAQLTPQQFRVLLCLADGLLNKQIAYELGLAENTVKVHVTAILKKLECHSRTQAAVLVKALEPEGDAGGI, from the coding sequence ATGAGCGAATACACCATCCTGATTGCCGATGACCATCCGCTGCTGCGTTCGGCGGTGGTGCAGTCCCTGCGGCAGAGCCTGCCGCTGGCGCAGGTGCGTGAGGTGGCCAGTGCCGAAGCGCTGGCCGCAGCGCTGGATGCACACCCGGACGTGGACCTGGTGCTGCTCGACCTGACCATGCCCGGTGCACACGGTTTTTCCGCACTGCTGCACGTGCGCGGTTCGCATCCGGACATCCCGGTGGTGATCCTCTCCTCCAACGATCATCCACGGGTGATCCGCCGCGCGCAGCAGTTCGGCGCCGCCGGTTTCATCCCGAAATCGGCCCCGGCCGAGACCATCGGCGAGGCGGTGCAGGCGGTGCTCGACGGCGGCCTGTGGTTCCCGGCGATGGCGGCCGAGCGTTCCGAGGCCGATGCGCTGCTGGCCAGCCGCCTGGCGCAGCTGACCCCGCAGCAGTTCCGCGTGCTGCTGTGCCTGGCCGATGGCCTGCTCAACAAGCAGATCGCCTACGAGCTTGGCCTGGCCGAGAACACGGTGAAGGTGCACGTCACCGCGATCCTGAAGAAGCTCGAGTGCCACAGCCGCACCCAGGCGGCCGTGCTGGTGAAGGCGCTGGAGCCGGAAGGGGATGCGGGTGGGATCTGA
- a CDS encoding hybrid sensor histidine kinase/response regulator, with translation MYWLSRHRMLLLTLLVMVGGTVLCAVAAGHYAWRRALGDESSQVQRQLQLYGQGLQQRIDCFGTLPQVLALDPDLLHALRVPPSPAERQRLNLKLQRANEVTRASTLTLVGHDGVAVAASNWDQPTTNVGENYSYRPYYRQALALGRGRFYGIGMTTGVPGYYLSQAIEEDGQRLGVVVIKVELSALEQEWLSSPDVVLASDDHDVVFLANRDAWRYRLLRPLGADERREMLDARQYADRALQPLRARTEDVLADGGRMVRLLDPALPQPMLWQTLVLPAEGWNLHLLHDASAASSAGRAAAVTGGAAWLALGFLVLFVQQRRRLAKHRLRSRRELETLLKQHAQELRTAQDGLLQAATDADSGLSRSLAHLPQGVVVIDRELRLVAWNARYLELFRFPPDLVRVGRPIEELFRFNARRGLLGPGPVDEAIERRLNHLRSGRPHMRESEKDDGTVLEIRGNPLPDGGFVTSYADITSYKNAARELRSLADALEHRIAERTHDLDEARREAEQANRYKTRFVASAVHDLLQPLNAARMFVSVLRGKLSDPAQQQTADHIDAALAAQDAILNSLLDISRLESGSLQIRVRAFAISPLLETLAREFGIAAQSRGLQLHWVDTRAVVVSDEALLRRILQNFLSNALRYTPRGRVLIGCRRAGDQLRIEVHDQGPGIPESLQGEIFEEFRRLNDGVEQERGAGLGLAIVERIGRLLGHRINLRSTLGKGSVFAVSVTLGHADDVIAPPAAPVIVTEPSDDSPLRQCRVWSIDDDPHVCAATRALLERWGCNVELADGPQGALEIASALNVPQLLLLDVRMGQWHGPDLYEALCTLWKARPPVILVTAERDEALKAHAAENGWGFLLKPVRPPALRALMTQVLLRHRG, from the coding sequence ATGTATTGGCTGAGCCGCCACCGGATGCTGTTGCTGACCCTGCTGGTGATGGTCGGTGGCACCGTGTTGTGCGCGGTTGCGGCCGGTCACTACGCCTGGCGCCGCGCGCTGGGCGACGAAAGCAGCCAGGTGCAACGCCAACTGCAGCTGTATGGCCAGGGCCTGCAGCAACGCATCGACTGCTTCGGCACGCTGCCGCAGGTGTTGGCGCTTGACCCGGACCTGTTGCACGCCCTGCGCGTGCCGCCCTCGCCTGCCGAACGGCAGCGGCTGAACCTCAAGCTGCAACGTGCCAACGAAGTCACCCGTGCTTCCACCCTGACCCTGGTCGGCCACGACGGCGTGGCGGTGGCGGCCAGCAACTGGGACCAGCCGACCACCAATGTCGGCGAGAACTACAGCTACCGGCCCTATTATCGCCAAGCCCTGGCCCTGGGCCGTGGCCGCTTCTATGGCATCGGCATGACCACCGGCGTGCCGGGCTACTACCTGTCGCAGGCCATCGAGGAAGACGGCCAGCGCCTGGGCGTGGTGGTGATCAAGGTCGAACTGTCGGCGCTGGAGCAGGAATGGCTGAGCAGCCCGGATGTGGTGCTGGCCAGCGATGACCATGACGTGGTGTTCCTGGCCAACCGCGATGCCTGGCGTTACCGGCTGCTGCGGCCGCTGGGTGCCGATGAGCGCCGCGAGATGCTCGACGCCCGCCAGTACGCCGATCGCGCCCTGCAGCCATTGCGCGCGCGTACCGAAGACGTGCTGGCCGACGGCGGACGCATGGTGCGCCTGCTCGACCCCGCATTGCCGCAGCCGATGCTGTGGCAGACCCTGGTGCTGCCGGCCGAAGGCTGGAACCTGCACCTGCTGCACGACGCCAGCGCCGCCAGCAGCGCCGGCCGGGCCGCCGCCGTCACCGGGGGCGCGGCGTGGCTGGCGCTGGGCTTCCTAGTGTTGTTCGTGCAACAGCGCCGGCGCCTGGCCAAGCATCGCCTGCGCAGCCGCCGCGAGCTGGAAACCCTGCTCAAGCAGCACGCACAGGAACTGCGCACCGCACAGGATGGCCTGCTGCAGGCCGCTACCGATGCCGACAGCGGGCTCAGCCGCAGCCTGGCGCACCTGCCGCAGGGCGTGGTGGTGATCGACCGCGAACTGCGGCTGGTGGCATGGAATGCACGCTATCTGGAACTGTTCCGGTTCCCGCCAGACCTGGTGCGCGTCGGCCGTCCGATCGAGGAACTGTTCCGTTTCAATGCCCGCCGCGGCCTGCTTGGGCCCGGCCCGGTCGATGAGGCCATCGAACGCCGCCTCAACCACCTGCGCAGTGGCCGTCCACATATGCGCGAGAGCGAGAAAGACGACGGCACGGTGCTGGAGATCCGCGGCAACCCGCTGCCCGACGGCGGCTTCGTCACCAGCTATGCCGACATCACCAGCTACAAGAACGCCGCGCGCGAACTGCGCTCGCTGGCCGACGCGCTGGAGCACCGCATCGCCGAGCGTACCCATGATCTGGATGAGGCGCGCCGCGAGGCCGAACAGGCCAACCGCTACAAGACCCGCTTCGTCGCTTCGGCGGTGCACGACCTGCTGCAGCCGCTCAACGCCGCGCGCATGTTCGTCTCGGTGCTGCGCGGCAAACTGAGTGACCCGGCACAGCAGCAGACCGCCGACCATATCGACGCGGCGTTGGCGGCGCAGGATGCGATCCTCAACAGCCTGCTGGATATCTCGCGGCTGGAGTCAGGATCGCTGCAGATCCGCGTGCGCGCCTTTGCGATTTCGCCTCTGCTGGAAACCCTGGCCCGTGAGTTCGGCATCGCCGCGCAGAGCCGTGGCCTGCAACTTCACTGGGTGGATACGCGCGCGGTGGTGGTCAGCGACGAGGCCCTGCTGCGGCGCATCCTGCAGAATTTCCTGTCCAACGCGCTGCGCTACACCCCGCGTGGGCGCGTGCTGATCGGCTGCCGGCGGGCAGGCGACCAGCTGCGCATCGAGGTGCATGACCAGGGCCCAGGCATTCCGGAAAGCCTGCAGGGTGAGATCTTCGAAGAGTTCCGCCGCCTGAACGATGGCGTGGAGCAGGAACGCGGCGCCGGCCTGGGACTGGCCATTGTCGAACGCATCGGTCGCCTGCTCGGTCACCGCATCAACCTGCGTTCCACGCTGGGCAAGGGCAGCGTGTTCGCGGTGAGCGTGACACTGGGGCACGCCGACGATGTGATTGCACCGCCGGCGGCGCCAGTCATCGTGACCGAGCCGTCTGATGACAGCCCACTGCGCCAGTGTCGGGTGTGGAGCATCGACGATGACCCCCACGTCTGCGCGGCGACCCGTGCGCTGCTGGAACGCTGGGGCTGCAATGTGGAACTTGCCGATGGGCCGCAGGGGGCACTTGAGATCGCCAGTGCATTGAACGTTCCGCAGTTGCTGCTGCTGGACGTGCGCATGGGGCAATGGCACGGTCCGGACCTGTACGAGGCGCTGTGCACGCTGTGGAAGGCACGGCCGCCGGTGATCCTGGTGACCGCCGAACGCGATGAGGCGCTGAAGGCGCACGCCGCCGAGAACGGCTGGGGCTTTCTGCTCAAGCCCGTGCGACCGCCGGCGCTGCGGGCATTGATGACGCAGGTTTTGTTGCGGCATCGGGGGTAG
- a CDS encoding ABC transporter substrate-binding protein: MIRLFTAAVALLLALPVLAAPGEVRRFPAQGKATAQLRIHGTTDIEVFAVVIADYQRLHPGTEVVYEDIITQDLYARYLHDRAGPASPDLLISSGMDLQTKLVNDGHALPHRSAQTAALPAWAQWRNEAFGISYEPVVMVYNTRALPAAKVPHTRRQLLDRLRAEGAPLRGRVGTYDIERSSVGYLLATQDAQRGSIAGALLGALGDNDVVREERTGVLLDKVASGQLSLVYNVLGSYAQARIEAGAPLGIVEPEDYTLVVLRTAVIPRTGPHPEEARRFLDYLLSPRGQQVLSREARLMPIVTGNARADDAPGRSRRPIQLGPGLLVYLDALKRRQFLDAWRSSVEPAGR; encoded by the coding sequence ATGATCCGCCTGTTCACCGCTGCCGTTGCTCTGCTGCTGGCCCTGCCGGTGCTGGCCGCGCCTGGCGAGGTGCGCCGTTTTCCGGCACAGGGAAAGGCCACCGCGCAGCTGCGCATCCACGGCACCACCGACATCGAAGTGTTCGCGGTGGTGATCGCCGACTACCAGCGCCTGCACCCGGGCACCGAAGTGGTGTACGAGGACATCATCACCCAGGACCTGTACGCGCGTTACCTGCATGACCGCGCCGGACCGGCCTCGCCTGACCTGCTGATCTCCAGCGGCATGGACCTGCAGACCAAGCTGGTCAATGACGGCCACGCATTGCCGCACCGCTCGGCGCAGACCGCCGCGTTGCCGGCCTGGGCGCAGTGGCGCAACGAGGCCTTTGGCATCAGCTACGAGCCGGTGGTGATGGTCTACAACACACGCGCGCTGCCAGCGGCGAAGGTGCCGCATACGCGACGCCAGCTGCTCGACCGCCTGCGTGCCGAAGGCGCGCCGCTGCGCGGCCGGGTCGGCACCTATGACATCGAGCGCAGCAGCGTCGGCTACCTGCTGGCCACCCAGGACGCGCAGCGCGGCAGCATCGCCGGTGCGTTGCTGGGCGCGCTGGGTGACAACGACGTGGTGCGCGAGGAGCGCACCGGCGTGCTGCTGGACAAGGTGGCCAGCGGACAGCTGTCGCTGGTCTACAACGTGCTCGGTTCCTACGCGCAGGCGCGCATCGAGGCGGGTGCTCCGCTGGGCATTGTGGAGCCCGAGGACTACACGCTGGTGGTGCTGCGTACCGCAGTGATTCCACGCACCGGCCCACACCCGGAAGAAGCCCGGCGCTTCCTCGACTACCTGCTGTCGCCACGCGGCCAGCAGGTGCTGTCACGCGAGGCACGGCTGATGCCGATTGTGACCGGCAACGCGCGCGCCGACGATGCCCCCGGGCGCAGCCGCCGCCCGATCCAGCTCGGCCCCGGCCTGCTGGTGTACCTGGACGCGCTCAAGCGCCGCCAGTTCCTCGACGCCTGGCGCAGCAGCGTGGAGCCGGCAGGGCGCTGA
- a CDS encoding sensor histidine kinase gives MVDARAANAAPGSLRRTLLLYLGALLAVFAVALLFAARDYGQRAANRSYDHLLVSSALSIADSVALVDGQWQVDLPYAALDLLAMAPEDRVFYRVADSRGNLITGYGDLPVPSRRPGTQPQLFDAPYSGETVRFVVVGRSFAAASAQGEVQVQVGQTRRAREAVAQDMVNRALLSIGVLSGLLLALVAFGVHRAFRPLVRVERELSRREPSDLKPLDARVPREMDQMVAALNRFMERLSSSNETLRAFMAEAAHQMRTPLAALRAQAQLALDDDDPEDMRRSLQAIERNATHISRLLNQLLSDASVIHRSHLQRFAAVDLAETVHQALHEALPQAGPAPRVQLAMTAEPVQVHGDALLLREAIKNLVDNALKYGGDGPLQIALTVEGEQAVLTIADHGAGIAAADAGRVFERFARGEGAPSGGAGLGLAIVKRVVDSHGGRIDLSNRPQGGLVATIRLPRSSS, from the coding sequence ATGGTTGATGCACGCGCTGCGAATGCCGCGCCGGGCTCGCTGCGACGCACGCTGCTGCTGTATCTGGGTGCGTTGCTGGCGGTGTTCGCGGTGGCACTGCTGTTCGCCGCACGCGATTACGGCCAGCGCGCGGCCAACCGCTCCTACGACCATCTGCTGGTGTCCTCGGCATTGTCCATCGCCGATTCGGTGGCGCTGGTCGATGGCCAATGGCAGGTCGATCTGCCGTACGCGGCGCTGGACCTGCTGGCGATGGCGCCGGAGGACCGCGTGTTCTATCGGGTGGCCGACAGCCGCGGCAACCTGATCACCGGCTACGGCGACCTGCCCGTGCCGTCGCGCCGGCCGGGCACGCAGCCGCAGCTGTTCGACGCTCCCTACAGTGGCGAGACCGTGCGCTTCGTGGTGGTCGGCCGCAGCTTCGCGGCGGCCTCGGCACAGGGCGAGGTGCAGGTGCAGGTGGGCCAGACCCGGCGTGCGCGCGAAGCGGTGGCGCAGGACATGGTCAACCGTGCCCTGCTGTCGATCGGCGTGCTCTCCGGCCTGCTGCTGGCCCTGGTGGCGTTCGGCGTGCACCGCGCGTTCCGCCCGCTGGTGCGGGTGGAGCGCGAGCTGTCGCGGCGCGAACCGTCCGACCTGAAGCCGCTGGACGCCCGCGTGCCGCGCGAGATGGACCAGATGGTGGCGGCGCTGAACCGCTTCATGGAGCGGCTGTCCAGCAGCAACGAGACGTTGCGCGCCTTCATGGCCGAGGCTGCGCACCAGATGCGCACCCCGCTGGCCGCGCTGCGCGCGCAGGCGCAGCTGGCGCTGGACGATGATGATCCGGAGGACATGCGGCGCAGCCTGCAGGCGATCGAGCGCAACGCCACCCACATAAGCCGCCTGCTCAACCAGCTGCTCAGCGACGCCAGCGTGATCCACCGCTCGCATCTGCAGCGCTTCGCGGCGGTGGACCTGGCCGAGACCGTGCACCAGGCCCTGCATGAAGCCCTGCCACAGGCCGGCCCGGCACCGCGCGTGCAGCTGGCGATGACCGCCGAACCGGTACAGGTGCATGGTGATGCGCTGCTGCTGCGTGAGGCGATCAAGAATCTGGTCGACAACGCGCTGAAGTACGGGGGTGACGGTCCCTTGCAGATCGCGCTGACCGTCGAGGGCGAGCAGGCGGTGCTGACCATTGCCGACCACGGCGCCGGTATCGCCGCCGCTGATGCCGGGCGCGTGTTCGAACGCTTCGCACGTGGCGAGGGGGCGCCCTCTGGGGGTGCCGGGCTGGGCCTGGCCATCGTCAAGCGCGTGGTTGACAGCCACGGCGGCCGCATCGATCTGAGCAACCGCCCGCAGGGCGGCCTGGTCGCCACCATCCGCCTGCCCCGGAGCAGTTCATGA
- a CDS encoding CitMHS family transporter, whose protein sequence is MLSILGFGMVITFMYLIMSKRLSPLVALITIPILFALIGGFGAGIDEMMLEGIKKIAPTGVMLMFAILYFGVMIDAGLFDPLVRVILRFVKGDPMKIVLGTAVLAMLISLDGDGSTTYMITVSAMLPLYQRLGMNALNMTCVTILAGGVMNLTPWGGPTARAATALHVDPADVFVPLIPSMVIACAGVLLLAWYLGLKERRRLGVVTLPKGGSWMDSSVSDDSNPLPTVEDAEDIKRPKLLWVNLALTVALMTALIIGVLPMPVLFMVGFAIALVINYPNLAEQRRRVVNHAGNVLSVVSLIFAAGIFTGILNNTGMVEAMSHSFLAVIPESWGPYLAVITAVASMPFTFFMSNDAFYFGVLPILSEAASNYGITPVEMARASLAGQPVHLLSPLVPSTYLLVGLAKVEFADHQKFTLKWAIAISMLLMIGSLLFGLYPLAA, encoded by the coding sequence ATGCTGAGCATCCTCGGCTTTGGCATGGTCATTACGTTCATGTACTTGATCATGAGCAAACGCCTGTCGCCGCTCGTCGCCCTGATCACCATCCCCATCCTGTTCGCGCTGATCGGCGGCTTCGGCGCCGGCATCGACGAGATGATGCTGGAGGGCATCAAGAAGATCGCGCCGACCGGCGTGATGCTGATGTTCGCCATCCTGTACTTCGGGGTGATGATCGATGCCGGCCTGTTCGATCCGCTGGTGCGGGTGATCCTGCGCTTCGTCAAGGGCGATCCGATGAAGATCGTGCTCGGCACGGCGGTGCTGGCGATGCTGATCTCGCTCGATGGTGATGGTTCGACCACCTATATGATCACCGTCTCGGCGATGCTGCCGCTGTACCAGCGCCTGGGCATGAACGCGCTGAACATGACCTGCGTGACCATCCTCGCGGGCGGCGTGATGAACCTGACCCCGTGGGGCGGCCCCACCGCACGCGCGGCGACCGCGCTGCACGTGGACCCGGCCGATGTGTTCGTGCCGCTGATCCCGTCGATGGTGATCGCCTGCGCCGGCGTGCTGCTGCTGGCCTGGTACCTGGGCCTGAAGGAACGCCGCCGCCTGGGCGTGGTGACCCTGCCCAAGGGTGGCAGCTGGATGGACAGCAGCGTGTCCGACGACAGCAATCCGCTTCCGACCGTGGAAGACGCCGAAGACATCAAGCGCCCGAAGCTGCTGTGGGTGAACCTGGCGCTGACCGTGGCGCTGATGACCGCGCTGATCATCGGCGTGCTGCCGATGCCGGTGCTGTTCATGGTCGGCTTCGCCATCGCGCTGGTGATCAACTACCCGAACCTGGCCGAACAGCGCCGCCGCGTGGTCAACCACGCCGGCAACGTGCTGTCTGTGGTGTCGCTGATCTTCGCCGCGGGCATCTTCACCGGCATCCTCAACAACACCGGCATGGTCGAAGCCATGTCGCACAGCTTCCTGGCGGTGATTCCGGAATCGTGGGGCCCGTACCTGGCGGTGATCACCGCTGTGGCGTCGATGCCGTTCACCTTCTTCATGTCCAACGACGCCTTCTACTTCGGCGTGCTGCCGATCCTGTCCGAGGCGGCCAGCAACTACGGCATCACGCCGGTGGAGATGGCGCGCGCCTCGCTGGCCGGGCAGCCGGTGCACCTGCTCAGCCCGCTGGTGCCGTCCACCTACCTGCTGGTGGGCCTGGCCAAGGTCGAGTTCGCCGACCACCAGAAGTTCACCCTGAAGTGGGCCATCGCCATCTCGATGCTGCTGATGATCGGCAGCCTGCTGTTCGGCCTGTATCCCCTCGCCGCCTGA
- a CDS encoding OprO/OprP family phosphate-selective porin, translated as MMALAALSAPAFAAEDDRPVTATLGGRLHLDFATFDNDNRGTPNKDDTEIRRAWVDVSGKFFVVDYKLEADFSGDRVEAKDVYLARSFGKAGKLTVGQFKQYFSLDDRTSSNYGSFLERGNAGTTLAPLYRLGASWQANPGDFTWAASVYSLESIDAWQVKGRAAGGRVTWAPSPADGDVLHLGLSLAREAYDNPGANGVPGLKIRPRPAGHLSDNSRLTLVDFSAGRDTDVNKWSLEYAQVRGPLSWQGEFSGATFDDGAQRGDVMAAYGMVSWFVTGESRAYDRKTGRFARVKDIRHKAGAFEVALRYDQMWGAQHLDGAPDLRRGSTEAWTLGGNWYLRDNLRFMLNVIESRNRDRLAGITVDRTRAVTGRLQYDF; from the coding sequence ATGATGGCGCTGGCGGCCTTGTCGGCACCGGCTTTCGCTGCCGAAGACGACCGTCCGGTCACCGCCACCCTCGGTGGCCGCCTGCACCTGGACTTCGCCACCTTCGACAACGACAACCGCGGCACCCCGAACAAGGACGACACCGAGATCCGCCGTGCCTGGGTCGATGTGTCCGGCAAGTTCTTCGTGGTCGACTACAAGCTGGAAGCCGATTTCTCCGGCGACCGCGTCGAGGCCAAGGACGTGTACCTGGCGCGCAGCTTCGGCAAGGCCGGCAAGCTCACCGTCGGCCAGTTCAAGCAGTATTTCTCGCTGGATGACCGCACCAGCTCCAACTACGGCAGCTTCCTGGAGCGCGGCAACGCCGGCACCACGCTGGCGCCGCTGTACCGGCTGGGCGCGTCGTGGCAGGCCAACCCGGGTGACTTCACCTGGGCGGCCAGTGTCTACAGCCTGGAAAGCATCGATGCCTGGCAGGTGAAGGGCCGTGCCGCCGGTGGCCGCGTTACCTGGGCGCCCTCGCCCGCCGACGGCGACGTGCTGCACCTGGGCCTGTCGCTGGCCCGCGAGGCCTATGACAACCCCGGCGCCAACGGCGTTCCCGGCCTGAAGATCCGCCCGCGCCCGGCCGGTCATCTGTCCGACAACAGCCGCCTGACCCTGGTCGACTTCTCCGCCGGCCGCGATACCGATGTCAACAAGTGGTCGCTGGAGTACGCGCAGGTGCGCGGCCCGCTGTCGTGGCAGGGCGAGTTCAGCGGTGCCACCTTCGATGACGGCGCGCAGCGCGGCGATGTGATGGCCGCCTACGGCATGGTCAGCTGGTTCGTCACCGGCGAAAGCCGCGCCTATGACCGCAAGACCGGCCGCTTCGCACGGGTCAAGGACATCCGCCACAAGGCCGGTGCCTTCGAAGTGGCGCTGCGCTATGACCAGATGTGGGGCGCGCAGCATCTCGATGGCGCGCCCGACCTGCGCCGCGGCAGTACCGAAGCGTGGACGCTGGGCGGCAACTGGTACCTGCGCGACAACCTGCGCTTCATGCTCAACGTGATCGAAAGCCGCAACCGCGACCGCCTGGCCGGGATCACGGTGGACCGCACGCGCGCGGTCACCGGCCGCCTGCAGTACGACTTCTAA
- the phbB gene encoding acetoacetyl-CoA reductase — protein MTLRIAYVTSGMGSVGTAICQSLARSGHTVVAGCAPNSPRKANWLREQREQGFDFIASEGNATDWASTSAAFAKVRAEVGEVDVLVNNSGGSRDLLFRQMTVEDWNAVIASNLNALFNLTKQVVDGMATRGWGRIINIGSVSAHKGQIGQVNYATAKAAMHGFSRALAAEVASRGVTVNTLSPGYIASQAISSFPPDVLDRLAASVPVRRLGRPEEVAGLCAWLASDEASYVTGADYAVNGGLYMG, from the coding sequence ATGACGCTTCGAATCGCTTACGTCACCAGTGGAATGGGCAGTGTCGGCACTGCCATCTGCCAGAGCCTGGCCCGCAGCGGCCACACCGTGGTTGCCGGCTGCGCGCCGAACTCGCCGCGCAAGGCCAACTGGCTGCGCGAGCAGCGCGAACAGGGCTTCGATTTCATTGCCTCCGAGGGCAACGCCACCGACTGGGCCTCGACCAGCGCCGCGTTCGCCAAGGTGCGTGCCGAGGTCGGCGAGGTGGACGTGCTGGTCAACAACTCCGGTGGCAGCCGTGATCTGCTGTTCCGACAGATGACGGTGGAAGACTGGAACGCGGTGATCGCCTCCAACCTCAATGCGCTGTTCAACCTGACCAAGCAGGTGGTCGATGGCATGGCCACGCGGGGCTGGGGCCGCATCATCAACATCGGCTCGGTCAGCGCCCACAAAGGCCAGATCGGCCAGGTGAACTACGCCACGGCCAAGGCCGCGATGCACGGTTTCAGCCGCGCACTGGCCGCCGAAGTCGCCTCGCGCGGGGTCACCGTAAACACGCTGTCGCCGGGCTACATCGCCAGCCAGGCGATCAGCAGCTTCCCGCCGGATGTACTGGACCGGCTGGCGGCTTCGGTGCCGGTGCGCCGCCTCGGCCGCCCCGAAGAAGTGGCCGGCCTGTGCGCATGGCTGGCCTCGGATGAAGCCTCGTATGTGACCGGTGCCGACTACGCCGTCAATGGTGGCCTCTACATGGGTTGA